A genomic segment from Thermostichus lividus PCC 6715 encodes:
- a CDS encoding thioredoxin domain-containing protein, producing the protein MVCSSGRQIRYALAGLEVMGAIALAPRIVAASAVPATFAQSTHQTISAQGLAAHLKKINAKMYGAYWCPACTKQKELFGNAFKSVQYIECDARGTNPKPELCKQANIRAYPTWEINGKKYEGVFPLSALAQLSGYEGN; encoded by the coding sequence ATGGTTTGTTCCTCAGGGCGACAGATACGGTATGCACTAGCAGGACTAGAGGTGATGGGGGCGATCGCCTTGGCGCCTCGGATCGTGGCCGCTAGTGCGGTTCCGGCGACCTTTGCCCAGAGTACCCATCAAACCATTTCTGCCCAAGGTCTTGCGGCTCACCTCAAAAAAATTAATGCCAAGATGTATGGTGCGTACTGGTGCCCAGCTTGCACAAAACAGAAAGAACTGTTTGGCAATGCCTTTAAGAGTGTTCAATACATTGAGTGCGATGCTCGCGGTACTAACCCCAAACCAGAACTGTGTAAACAAGCTAATATCCGTGCCTACCCAACGTGGGAGATTAATGGCAAAAAATACGAAGGCGTATTTCCCCTCAGTGCGTTGGCTCAGCTCTCTGGTTATGAGGGTAACTAG
- a CDS encoding potassium transporter Kup, producing MKAVSTPARRSWSLTLGAVGVVYGDLGTSPLYAFQEAFNPLHALAVTPANIYGVLSLIIWSLILIATLKYATFALRADNGGEGGIFPLMALVLSRWSGASRWYGGIVALGLIGAAMFYGDSTITPAISVLSAVHGLQVINPGLAPWLVPLTVAILVSLFAVQAHGTTRVGHFFGPVMLLWFMVLSGLGAWHIMQHPLILNALNPWWGMHLFWTTPQETLFLLGVVILALTGAEAMYADMGHFGRHPVRHAWYRIVFPALVLNYLGQGALVLTDATAAANPFFRLVPTAGVIPLVILSTLATIIASQAVISGAFSMTAAAIKLGYLPRLKIQITDDQHRGQVYIPFINWLLLLTVIALVITFQQPTNLAAAYGLAVNVTMGVTTIYLLLLARQQWRWSLGRAVVVFGSLLAIEASFLVANTLKIPAGGWYPLLFGMMVYGLLVTWHQGRDRLQDQLRQVTQHLSLESLLAAHPLQVPGTGVFFSPLPTLIPFAFIQNLHHNHVIHQRVFFVHLNTADLPHVSESDQLHVASLAENMYQVTINYGFRDTIDIPAAMARCWRALDIAAEVETVSYFVGRRTIVPTPAAGLWHWQKVLFAWLYRNAESPMTYFRLPPQQVVEMGMQVEV from the coding sequence ATGAAAGCTGTTTCTACACCCGCTCGGAGGTCATGGTCTCTCACCCTTGGTGCGGTAGGCGTTGTCTATGGCGACCTTGGCACGAGTCCTCTGTACGCCTTTCAGGAGGCCTTTAATCCCCTTCATGCCTTGGCTGTTACCCCTGCTAATATCTATGGGGTGCTGTCCCTGATTATTTGGTCATTGATTTTAATTGCCACTCTCAAGTATGCCACTTTTGCGCTGCGGGCAGATAACGGTGGCGAGGGCGGCATTTTTCCGCTGATGGCTCTGGTGCTATCCCGCTGGTCAGGGGCATCCCGTTGGTATGGTGGCATTGTGGCCTTGGGGCTAATCGGGGCAGCGATGTTTTATGGCGATAGTACCATCACCCCTGCCATTAGCGTCCTCTCAGCGGTACACGGGCTACAGGTCATCAATCCGGGGCTTGCGCCTTGGCTGGTACCCCTGACGGTTGCCATTCTCGTGAGCCTCTTTGCCGTGCAAGCCCACGGCACCACACGAGTGGGGCACTTTTTTGGTCCGGTCATGCTCCTGTGGTTTATGGTTCTCAGTGGGCTGGGGGCATGGCACATTATGCAGCATCCCCTCATTCTCAATGCCTTGAATCCATGGTGGGGGATGCACCTGTTTTGGACCACCCCCCAAGAGACACTCTTTCTGCTTGGGGTGGTGATCCTGGCCTTAACGGGGGCTGAAGCAATGTATGCCGACATGGGGCATTTTGGCCGACACCCCGTGCGCCATGCGTGGTATCGGATCGTCTTTCCTGCCCTTGTGCTCAATTACCTTGGGCAAGGTGCCCTCGTGCTGACGGATGCCACCGCCGCCGCAAATCCCTTTTTTCGCCTTGTCCCTACGGCTGGAGTGATCCCCCTTGTGATCCTGAGTACGTTGGCCACCATTATTGCGTCGCAGGCGGTGATTTCAGGTGCCTTCTCCATGACTGCCGCAGCCATTAAACTCGGTTATCTGCCGCGGCTCAAGATTCAGATCACCGATGATCAGCATCGAGGGCAAGTCTATATTCCTTTCATCAATTGGCTGTTACTGCTTACGGTGATTGCACTGGTCATTACTTTTCAGCAGCCCACAAATTTGGCCGCCGCCTACGGTTTGGCGGTGAATGTCACGATGGGGGTGACCACAATTTATCTGCTCCTGTTAGCTCGACAACAGTGGCGCTGGTCGTTGGGGCGAGCGGTGGTGGTTTTTGGGAGTCTCTTGGCTATTGAGGCCAGCTTTTTAGTGGCCAATACCCTCAAAATTCCCGCCGGCGGGTGGTATCCGCTGCTGTTTGGCATGATGGTTTATGGGTTGCTGGTGACATGGCACCAAGGGCGCGATCGCCTCCAAGACCAACTACGACAAGTAACGCAACACCTCTCGCTAGAGTCGTTGCTTGCAGCGCATCCCCTGCAAGTGCCGGGGACAGGGGTATTTTTTTCACCCCTGCCGACACTCATCCCCTTTGCGTTTATACAAAACCTGCACCACAACCATGTGATACATCAGCGGGTATTTTTCGTCCATCTAAATACAGCGGATTTGCCCCACGTGAGTGAGTCTGACCAACTTCATGTTGCTTCCCTCGCCGAGAATATGTATCAGGTCACCATCAATTACGGCTTTCGGGATACTATTGATATTCCTGCTGCGATGGCGCGCTGCTGGCGCGCCTTGGATATTGCAGCGGAGGTTGAAACGGTTAGCTACTTTGTGGGACGGCGTACCATTGTTCCCACCCCAGCAGCAGGGTTGTGGCATTGGCAAAAGGTGCTGTTTGCATGGCTTTACCGTAATGCTGAAAGTCCGATGACCTATTTTCGGCTCCCACCTCAGCAGGTGGTGGAAATGGGGATGCAAGTTGAGGTGTAG